In the genome of Acidimicrobiia bacterium, the window TTGTGCATCGACGGGGAGATCCGTTGCCCGTGGCACCACGCCGCCTTCGATGTCTCCACGGGTGAGGCCGTGGGCGCACCGGCCCTCAATCCGATTGCCACCTACGAAACCGCCGAGCGTGACGGCCGCATCTTCGTCACCGGACCGAGAGAGGTCATGTCGCCAGACCGCACGCCGCCATCTCCTCCCGAGTCCGTGGTGATCGTCGGGTCGGGCGCTGCTGGCGCTGCTGCTGCCGAGCAACTCCGGGCGCAGGGCTACAAGGGCCCGATCGCACTGATTGGGCAAGAGCCACCTGTCGACCGACCCAATGTGTCCAAGGACTATCTCGCCGGGACCGCACCCGAGGAGTGGATGCCACTGCGCTCGTCGCAGTTCTACGCCGATGCAGCTATCGACCTCGTCATAGGCGGCCGAGTCGATTCGATCGATTCCGAGACGCGGACCGTCCGGCTCAACGATGGTGAAGAGCTGTCCTATGGTGCGCTCCTGCTCGCCACCGGAGCCGAACCCCGACGCCTCCCTGTTCCTGGCGCCGACCTGGTTCATGTCCACTATCTGCGAACGCTCGACGACAGCAGGGCCATCATCGCTGCCCTCGACAATGTGAGACAGGCGGTGGTGGTCGGCGCCGGGTTCATCGGTCTCGAGGTGGCAGCCTCGCTCCGCCACCGAGACATCGATGTCGCGGTGGTGGCCCCGGAGGAGATCCCGCTCGCCCGCCTCATCGGGGAAACCCTGGGCCGGTTCGTTGTTGAACTGCATCGGGAACATGGCGTCCAGTTCCACCTGGGTCGTGGCGTCACCGGGATCGAGGAGGACTCCGTGGTACTCGACGACGACACAAGGCTCCCCGCCGATCTCGTGGTGGTGGGGATCGGGGTCACGCCGCGAACCGGACTGGCCGAAGCAGCAGGGCTCGCCGTCGACAACGGCATCGTCGTCGACAGCCACCTCCGCACGAGTGACGCGAACATCTGGGCCGCTGGAGATGTCGCTCGCTACCCTGGACCGGACGGGAGACCGGTACGAGTCGAGCACTGGGTTCTGGCAGAGCGGCAGGGCCAGATCGCAGCTCGCAACATGCTGGGCCACGACATTGCCTTCACTCAGCCGCCGTTCTTTTGGAGTCAGCACTACGACATCCCCATCAATGTCACCGGACACCTCGACGACTGGGATGAAGAGGTGGTCAACGGTGATCCCCATCAACGGGATGTCCTGGTCGGCTACCGGAAGGCGGGACAGGTGACAGCGGTCGCCTCCATCTATCGAGACCGAGACAGCCTCCGCGCTGAACAGGCGCTCGCCACCGGCGACCAGCAAGCCCTTGCCGCGCTCGTTGACCGATAGAGATATCACGCACCGAAGTCGTTTCGACCCACAGCAAGGTCGAGCCGGCAAACGATGAGATCGTTCTGTCGGTTGCGCCGATCGACGGCGCTGTTGCACTTGCAGGGAGCGCAGCTGACCGCCCTTCGCTGCCTCTGTCGGAATCACCTTTCGGCCTATGCCCGCGCTTGCCCCACAACGGCCAAACTCCCGACCCCGACGCCGGACCGGCCGGAGCTTTGCCAGCAACCTCACACATCGACCCGACCGCCCGGGTACGGCAGGCAGTCCCGAATGGCTGGCGTCAGACGACTGTGCGACCCAACCCGCGGTACCATCCAGAGTTCTCGGGGGTGTAGCTCAGTCCGGCAGAGCGCCACGTTCGCAACGTGGAAGCCACGGGTTCAAATCCCGTCACCTCCACCACACGACGACCGGTCGATGCGCAATCCGATTCTGTTCCACACGTGTGCGTCGCAGTCTCGGCTCGTGGGATGGGGTTGACGAGCGGTCAGAGCTCCAGATCACCTCGTCCGCAATGTTGGGGCCACGGCTTCCATTCCCGTCTGCTCCAAGCACATGTGAAGACGCACCTACAGGTGAAGCCAGAACCTGTCCGCACATGCCCGTGAGGCGGGTTCTCGCTTCTCGAGGCAACTGGACATCGGAGGCTGCCGACAGAGCGCGGACAGTGATCGATAGCCCCTTGACCGTATCTGCAATCGAGATACAATGGATTGCATGAAGGGAACAAGAACCGTCGGTTTCTCGATAGCAGAGGCGGATTCGAAGCGCCTTGAGCGTCTGACCCGCATCTTTGGGCAGGGCAACCGGTCCCAGTTTCTGCGCGTTGCGATGGACGAGATGGAGCGAATCGAGCGCGCGGAACGTCTCAAGCGGCTACAGGCCTATGGCGCCGAACGCGCAGCATCTCTCGATGCTCCAATCACTGCAGTCGAAGCCGTCCGCGAGGTTCTCAAGAGCCGCCGATAGATGCCCGGCAGGTCAATCCCCGTCGTGTTCGATGTGAACATCTTCATCGGGGCAGTCACAGAAACGGGCGGGTCCTTTGCCTCGTGGCCCTCACCGCCGCCTGTGCGAGGGAATCTTGCGGCGAACGCCGTCGGAATCGTCAACGATGCTCGGGAGTTCGCTCTCTATGTGTCAGAGCACATCCTCGTCAATGTCATTCGAGTACTCCAGGACAAGTACCGATGGGATGCCGATAGGGCGGCGGAGTATGTGTCGGTGATTGTCGACATTGCCTACGCAAGCGGAGGCGGTGAAGTGAGTCCCACGAACACGGTGACTGACTGTAAGGACTTCGAAGACAACCGAATCCTTGAATGCGCCGAATCAGCGGGCGCGATGCTCATTGTCTCTGACGATACAGATCTTCTGTCAATGAGCCCCTGGCGTGGCACTCCCATCATCACCGCTGAGGACTTCGCAAGGCGAACCGATGCATCTCGTCGCTGATTCACCTCCGTTTGGGGGTTGATGGTCGTCCAAAGGTCTTCGAGCGCCGCGTTCGCAACGGGGAAGCCACGGGTTCGGGTCCCGTCACTCCACCAGCCACGGCGAACCCCGATCCACGGTAGCTGCCCGAACTCGTGCAGAGCACCGCCCAGATCGAAACCTCATCGTACGCTGAGGAGGCAGAATCGCAGGTAGCCGAATACATCGTCAATAAGCGATATCATCACCGCATGGCGATACATGTGGAAGA includes:
- a CDS encoding FAD-dependent oxidoreductase gives rise to the protein MAGDKKLSGPDLRVDGIPVDEVAAGVFRTGHFDGKPVVMVGSKEGGVHAIGGSCTHYGGPLGDGLCIDGEIRCPWHHAAFDVSTGEAVGAPALNPIATYETAERDGRIFVTGPREVMSPDRTPPSPPESVVIVGSGAAGAAAAEQLRAQGYKGPIALIGQEPPVDRPNVSKDYLAGTAPEEWMPLRSSQFYADAAIDLVIGGRVDSIDSETRTVRLNDGEELSYGALLLATGAEPRRLPVPGADLVHVHYLRTLDDSRAIIAALDNVRQAVVVGAGFIGLEVAASLRHRDIDVAVVAPEEIPLARLIGETLGRFVVELHREHGVQFHLGRGVTGIEEDSVVLDDDTRLPADLVVVGIGVTPRTGLAEAAGLAVDNGIVVDSHLRTSDANIWAAGDVARYPGPDGRPVRVEHWVLAERQGQIAARNMLGHDIAFTQPPFFWSQHYDIPINVTGHLDDWDEEVVNGDPHQRDVLVGYRKAGQVTAVASIYRDRDSLRAEQALATGDQQALAALVDR
- a CDS encoding PIN domain-containing protein → MPGRSIPVVFDVNIFIGAVTETGGSFASWPSPPPVRGNLAANAVGIVNDAREFALYVSEHILVNVIRVLQDKYRWDADRAAEYVSVIVDIAYASGGGEVSPTNTVTDCKDFEDNRILECAESAGAMLIVSDDTDLLSMSPWRGTPIITAEDFARRTDASRR